From Lolium perenne isolate Kyuss_39 chromosome 5, Kyuss_2.0, whole genome shotgun sequence, a single genomic window includes:
- the LOC127302384 gene encoding uncharacterized protein yields MAKARAHSARSSHCHLLLMLAVALLSAVLLLPVATASAAVAAQGDGENRSAAQWATGKDEGELAAEREAAGGGSVVEDDFAGGFGSLDSMLQWAIGNSDPGKLKEEAADVQKLSEDDLLKRRVEIKELMEKLKMPSDADLMKIAIADLNNSSISLEDRQRALEELLILVEPIDNANDLDKIGGLVALIQDLNNANEEIRTTSAWILGKASQNNALVQSQILGYGALSRLVKMGYSTSAEEAAKAMYAISALIRDNVNGQEAFRSERGSAMLQHMLASDSTDVRLQKKAVFLVTDLADFQLNSGNSGLAFLSERVFLKLMVDMLSRFDLDLQEKVLLAIRSLLNLPSTDATDLESCDFNSVLYRLGVQLEELPSEEQKEYAGEVDALRREVQTLFQQKLKQVRTTATLAL; encoded by the exons ATGGCGAAGGCGAGGGCGCACTCGGCGCGGTCCAGCCACTGCCACCTCCTCCTCATGCTCGCCGTCGCTCTCCTGTCCGCGGTGCTTCTCCTTCCGGTGGCGACGGCCTCCGCAGCAGTGGCGGCGCAGGGGGACGGCGAGAACAGGTCGGCGGCGCAGTGGGCAACGGGGAAGGACGAGGGGGAGCTTGCCGCGGAGAGGGAGGCGGCTGGCGGAGGGTCGGTTGTGGAGGACGACTTCGCGGgcggattcggctccctcgacagcATGCTGCAGTGGGCGATCG GGAATTCTGATCCAGGAAAGCTGAAAGAAGAGGCAGCGGATGTGCAGAAGTTATCAGAAGATGACCTTCTCAAGCGGCGTGTCGAGATTAAG GAGTTGATGGAGAAGTTAAAGATGCCATCAGATGCTGACTTAATGAAGATTGCAATTGCTGACCTGAATAATTCTTCCATTTCACTAGAAGATCGCCAACGTGCATTGGAAGAGCTTTTAATTCTTGTTGAGCCCATTGACAATGCCAATG ATCTTGACAAAATTGGGGGCCTTGTTGCTTTGATTCAAGATCTTAATAATGCAAATGAAGAAATACGGACCACCTCTGCATGGATCCTGGGTAAAGCAAGTCAGAATAATGCCCTTGTCCAAAGCCAG ATCCTAGGTTATGGAGCTTTGTCAAGATTAGTGAAGATGGGCTATTCCACTTCTGCAGAAGAAGCTGCAAAGGCAATGTATGCTATATCTGCTTTGATCAGAGATAACGTAAATGGTCAGGAGGCATTCCGTTCGGAAAGGGGAAGCGCAATGTTGCAG CACATGTTGGCAAGCGACAGTACTGATGTCCGGCTTCAGAAGAAGGCAGTGTTTTTAGTAACAGATCTAGCGGACTTTCAGCTAAACTCTGGAAACTCAGGGCTTGCCTTCTTAAGTGAGCGTGTTTTCCTGAAGTTAATGGTCGATATGTTATCAAGATTTGACCTTGACCTTCAAGAAAAG GTTTTGTTGGCCATCAGGAGCCTACTGAACCTTCCATCGACCGACGCTACAGACTTGGAGTCCTGCGACTTCAACAGCGTGCTGTACAGACTGGGTGTGCAGCTGGAAGAGTTGCCGTCagaggagcagaaggagtacgcCGGGGAGGTGGATGCCCTCCGGAGAGAAGTCCAGACGCTCTTCCAGCAGAAGCTCAAGCAG GTGCGGACTACAGCCACCTTGGCGTTGTAG